The genomic stretch CTGGTCGTCGTTCCTGTTACAGCTGTGAAGTCATTTGCTTTATGTTGTTaactaataaaattattttgtcactcTTCCCTGGTGTAATTGTGCAAGATTgcatttttttcagtttttctttttgcgtcatttttttattatattatttttttgatttgtccATTTCTTATGACAATTAGTATTTTTTGCCAATgaatgaagtttttttatcaggaatagcaaaaataacgaaaataaccCCTTCTTGTTAGGTTGAAGATTCCACATTCTTCAGTGACGTAACCACAATTTTAATATTGGGAGGGGGGGCTATATAGAAAAATTACATATATAAAGTGCACTTTATATAGTGGCTACGCAAGGCTATGGTGGGCGCCGAGtgggaaatttttaaattttacatgtCTAGATTAGCGGAAAATACTCTAGAAAAGCTGCATTGTTTCATTGGCATCAAAATTTCCATCAGAAACCAAAAGGTAGAAAaagatatatacatatttacattacactactacaataatgtaaaaaaatataagaacacTAAAAACTTTAAGGGTGCTGGCACTTTTTAGAAAATGCGGTTCAAAGCTGATTACGATCGTTCGCTAACAGTATTTGTAGCAGGCATAACTAACATCAGTTTTCCcaaatttataacgtcaaacaaAAGTAGTTTTCATGGGTTATCTAACTTTTGGAAAAATGACACTAAATCTCTCtctttttctctctttcttGGTGGTTACGGCACTGTTCTTCAAGTTAAAATACTTTGCGGGATCTTAATTAGCAGGTACAAAATAAATGTCGAGAAGAATGTGTCGTCgaagaaatatttttgtcgGGAAATTATTTAGTTAGTGTATAGTGTATAGTTAGTATTTAGCATAACCTATGCTAAATCTAAGAAGATAGAAATATCTCTATTTTGATCCTTCTAGGCTAAATATTCTATTTGCGTTTTTATATTTCGTATCTTAGAATTTGGCTGATTATTTAAGAAAAGTTCTTGTATCGTGGAACGAGAAAGTAAGGCACAAAaccctttttttttaatttttttttttaataacactaAAAATAAAGACCCCACATACTTCTGATATTAATTCGACCCCATATCTATCCATATTTTTTAATCATCTTGTTATGTTCTGTTGAAGATTCCCTTTCTTTTTTCCAGGCAGGTTTAGCTAAAAAAAGCCATGATTTTGAAGAAGGTTTCTAAACTTTTCACAAGAATTGTATAGAATCCCGCTGACATTACTAAAAATTACCAAATAATGGCAATACCTTCTGCAAAAGAACTAGTGAATAGTGGATAAAGTTTGTtcaaaataaagtaccctgttcAATTAAATAGAAAATTTCCGAGGGCAGTTTTCATCAATTGTTATTCATTATAGTATAACATACCGAATAGATAGAAACCTGCTATAACTCTACAAATGTAAACACCATAAAAACTTTTGCCTCTTTATATATGAGGTTGGTTTCTTTTATCTTTCTAGCCGTTGTTCGGGATTCCCTGTCAaagattttcttctcatcctaATCAAATTGATGACTTCTGTTCCAGCTCTGGTCcgcaattttgtttttcttcacatctccgcgCGCATATTTTCTTGAACTCGTTtcataaactttctttttgttttgcccATATatactgcatcacaatctttacacgggatttcgtaagcaacattgctttgttcttctaggtttattttttcttttggtttaaaaaaagtgcttcgtagggtgtctttagagttaagaatgcagttgatcttgtgttgccctAAAACTCGACAAAAAAGAtatcgctggtacctggtacgaagggtaggaatgctgatgcgataaattccacTGATGTTTCCTTGCTGTCTCGGTTGCatcttctcttaatttttttttttttctacttgcgtgatgactgtATTCATTTGCAATTAATGCATCCTTTACATGTCGAATTTTTTCTTTCCTCTCCTTTTTGTTACTAactacgctgttggcacgatttaGTAATGAAATTATGGctctttctttgcaagatttctgatggtttgattcgaagttaaggtactggacAGTGTGTGGTGGTTTACGGTATAGTGAAACTGAgatggaaccattcttgcgtttggccaaagtgtccaggaaagcaATATTCCATCttgttcaagctcaacagtgaatttaGTTTGtttcatggaactcttctagatggGATTgtttgattatggcgaatacgtcgtcaacaaatcttctTCAAACCTTTAGATGTCTATCTGGTAACTAATGTTGTTGTCTCATTGCATCTGTATTTCTGTAACTACTTATGATGCAGGGCCTTCCATGGCAACTCCACTTGCTTAAaaacgcagaaaatccggttctggaatctttgtcttttcaccgaatgcagcatcgttttcgataaggtctttaatgatgtttaaggtgtcttttTTATTGGAACATTTGCGTAGAGTGATGTGACACCAAATGATACCACGCATTCGCCGTCTgctatctttttttttcagatgtaTTTCGAGAtttcttttgagtttttgctgtgaTCACTTGCTGTAAATTTGTTGAGGATGgaagcaaaaaattttgatagatTGTATAACGGTGTTGCAGTGCAGGAGATTGTTGGTAGAATTGGATTTTcctgtttatgaatttttggTAGTCCGTAAACCAGCTTTAATCCCAAAAACAGAATTGCATATTATACACACGCATTTTTCCTAATAACTTAAGAATGCCCTGATCATAACAAATATACTTTGTGATGAAATGACCAATCAGGTCACGCATATTTTCTGAGTTGGTATAATAATCTTGATATAACACAGTTTTTTACCGTTAATTCTCTAATTTAACGCGTGTTCTAATTAACGCGTAGCACCATTTTTTAGGGAAAGTCGTAATTTATTTCCGTCCAATTATTAACGTGTCGCCgaaatttagaataatttattttcgtCTAATTATTTCGCTTATCAAACCATAACGATAAACATTTTCTGGTTGAAGAGACAAAACACACAATAAAgataatcttttttttgtaattttcaagttttttattaTCAACCTAGATATTTCTGGATATTTAACAAATCAGTTGAAAAAGTATCATTAATAACGTCTTCTTCATCGTCAATACATTCCAAAGCCTTTGTCATAAATTTCTTGTAAAAGTCTGCATTACGAACTTTGTTGGGATGCGATGTCGTGATTCCACAGACTTTGAAAGAGCGCTTCACAATATGGTCAAATGCTTCCTTTATTCAATTTACTATTTGTTGGCGTGTTAAAGTTGGGATTTTAAAATTTGGATCTTTGTTTAAAAGGGAATTTTACTATAACACTTGTAATATAATTCACCCAGCATCTTAAGGTAGCTTTGAACGTCTTACTCAAACAAACATCCATCGGAAGAggtgaagaagaaaaagaaagccAGGAATAATtagaatgtaattttttgttgtaatatTTGTATATTGTTATGATCAAgtgttttaaataaatcttaATTTACCGCGTTTGAATCTTTTTCCGTCCAAttattaaaggagaggcgaacaaaaagttttttgtggcagccagaaaataaattttaagcgagtgagaaaaaatatacatttctgAATCCTAAATTCCACTAACATAACTACTATAATGACAAATAAGAAACTATAATTCACGACTAAGTACCTAATATATCTTCCTAACCacatttttacagaaatttcATGATTGTATGGGGTGAAAAGAAGTaggttttaaatgtacttttctAGTAAACATCAAACACAACATCTTTGGCTTGAGATAACCTACGTACTAAAGTAGTAACAGCTTCTTATAGCCTTCGTTAAAACTTTTTGGAACTTAAGGAATATCTGTTATGGCCAACAACaatattgtttttatgttttaagtcattttctacaaCATACTTCGAGCTTCAAACATGAAATTCGTTATGATGAGATGAcgccaaatttaataaataagcaGACCGGAAACATTCAATAACAAATCGAACGCGTAAGGAAGATTCATCTTTATTCACaaactttaatttctttttttttttttacttaaaagttTGTTCAGTAAGGTCAATAATGAAAATATGCTCGTcacatgttgttcaacatttttgctattttgatccacaactttcttgtttaattattttgtgtgtATTGATCCGTGGACATCACACTGTTTTATATTATGGTTCTAGTGCGTTGTCGTTCTGCAACGTTTATTATATGAGAAAAACATCGAATTCAATCTCTACGAATACGAACTCTactaatatatttcaatataaaaacatttcttagCTTTTgttcagattttttttattatgatgGCTGTAACATGCAGATTTATTGATTATTGACAGCAGACCAAGACAGTTGGTCTAGTCTTCAAAATCAGCGGTGTCATCATGAACTGTTGTTCAGCAGCCGTGCCGTGCGCTGTTCGCATCTCAAAATGAAATGTTATAATTTTTTCAGTCTATTTTTCTACGCGTGCCgtccaaaatatttattttttgccacgcgttaaattattaaattcacCTAATTGGCGCCTTATTAAGTAAGCATCATGGCTAATCAGTCAAAACGCCATTGGAAGTATTTATTTCTCTTTTGCTAATCGAGGCAGTTATTACTTTCAAAACGTTTATAAAGATATTTAGGCCTATTACCGTCACGTTatgttttttcataaaattaatCATGgtctattcattcatttattcatttgaaACACTACAAACAGAGGCAAATTTTTCGTTCTCAcagcaaaataaatttaatgaaGCAGGACGGCTAATATCGAATTTTTGCCGCCACAAGACGAAAGGTGTGAAGAAAGTGTAAGTACAGATCAAAAAAGTCTTATGCTCATCATTTCTAAGTGTGAAGAAAGTGTAAGTACAGATCAAAAAAGTCTTATGCTCATCATTTCTAAGGGAATAGAAAGTGTGACAGGTCAAGGGATTACAAAGTTCGATGTATGTATATTTCTGCgagttgccatgggaggccctgcatcatcagtagtcgcagaaatgcaaagaaagtgtcatatcttcattactgaatcgtgccaacagcgtagtcagtgacaaacaggagaggaaaataaaaattcgacgtgtaagaaatgcattaatcgcaaatggatacagtcgtaaaatcatcacgcaagtagaaaataaaataaagagtagatgcaacggagacaacaagaaaaaatcagaggaatttatcgcgtcagcattcctacccttcgtaccagcgagatccttcgtcgagttttaaggcaacacaagattaaatgcattcttaactctaaagacaccctaagaagcactttgtctaaaccaaaagacaaaataaacctggaagaacaaagcaatgttgtttacgaaatcccgtgtaaagattgtgatgcagtgtatatgggcgaaacaaaaagaaagtttaagcaacgagcaCAAGAACATATgtgcgcagtgagaaacggagatgtgaagaaaaaggaaattgcggaccacagctgacagagaatccagaacaacggccaggaaaattaaagaaaccatcaacagtgtagaacataacaaacacataaagagCAAttttaattaccgtaattaactgtaattatcagctcgtttctgattggttaatttttataaatttcgatcatctgcaattatataaatacatgcgcaacatcattttactttagccgatgatgggagaaggatctcccgaaacgtcgcctactaaactatcatgttcaagaaatgataaactttccacagtaaaatttattttcatttataaactttttaaagaaagtactagtttataaattaagaaaaataaattatttattattataaagcTATTTTTTTGGCACTGGCTAAGAAAACTTCATGTCATAGCAGGCTGATTCTAACCTGGCTAACCGGGCTTATGTAATAATTCCCTTAAACTCGCTGCAAAAACAAtcttaatttttgctgacgccagCGTAACCAATTTTAATTGTTCTGTAAATGCGCGCATGTTAAACTGCACAACTACCACGTTGCGCTGTAGAGTTTAGATAgttaaatgctaaaaaatgcAAACTGTCCATCAATTTTTGTCTTAGATTGTATCCAAAGAATGCTTGGTCAGCTCTACTCAGGTGCCGGATTAAGCCTACTTGCTTACGACTATCTTCCATTTATTTTTCGCGGGACTTTCTGCGATCGAAAATATTAGGAAATCGAGTTTTTGGGCGACTCTAAGCGATTGTTTATCGTATTTTCACAAATATGCAGGACGTAGCAagcacaaaaaatgaaaactaacTCAAAAACGTTACTTGCcataaaaagtaacaaaaaatagtttcaaagGACTCTTTTGTTCTACTGGAAAACAAATAATTGATCAACAACTTGGAATATACTTAATATATTTGCGAAAGTGTCTTATTCACATGTTTATGTGATTCTTAAGGCCAATACATCTTCTTATTTGAaagcaaattattttaaaaatagcaaCAACAACTAAAACAACAATAATTAACAATGGTGCTGTTAAAATGACATGTTGAATCCAAACACTGTTTATGATTGCATTGATGCCAGGTACATTTGATTGATCGTTCATGTAAACAAAAGCATAAAACAAGTTCGCGATATTGATTATCATCAAAAAAGACAACGAAATAGTGTCTAATGGGTATTAAAATGTTGCTACGATATGGCGACACATAAAGACGATGTACAAGGTAAGATAACAGTAAAGGTATCGTTAACCTTATTCATGCAACTGGATTCatcaaaaaattgcaaatgacGGCAATCAATAATCGCCGCACAATTACTACTGACTCCCAATTGTTTGGCCAGATCTGCTTAATCTAAACGCACCAGTAAACATTTCACATACGTcctggattttttaaattcatctcTGTTAACATTGAAGGTGATCTGGCGATAAACATTGTGAAAGTAGTGATAGAAAGACGCAAGGGAAAAAGCTAAGAAGAAGTTTTAGGTTCAGTTTTCTTCTTTGCAGCATTTTTATCGAAAATGATCAGAATGAAATATTGCCACCATGTGTAACATATAATATCAGCTTTGATAAACAAGTGGTTCTGGTTACCTATTTCCACACAATGGAGCATGGTTAAACAAAATGTGGCCACACCAGTGTAACTAAGTAAAGCGACTTGTATGAAGCAGCTCCATATTTTGTCCATGACTTGACATTGgctaaaatgttcaaaacattttgattttatctgtttttttatttgaagaatGAGAACAATGAAACCAACAGCAAAAACGAGCACCAAGAATAGCATGAACACGTTGCTTATTTTGATTACTCGTTTAGAAACAGCAACAAGATTATTAACGGGACATATTTTCGATAAGTATAATTAAATCAACTCAAAGTCAAATATGTTCGAGATTGTGGTTTTAAATTGCTGTAAATAACCGTAACTGTCTTGTTCTCTGGCTGGTATATGTATCAAAACTtctatttggtaaaaaaaatatagaatgGTCTTTATGCTAGAAGCAATGTAGCTATTCTCATTGTCGCTGTTTCGtttttcagttttgttttttattcttttttattcttcttcttcttttcttcttcttttcttcttcttttcttcttcttttcttcttctttttcttcttctttttcttcttcttcttcttcttcttcttcttcttcttcttcttcttcttcttcttcttcttcttcttcttcttcttcttcttcttcttcttcttcttcttcttcttcttcttcttcttcttcttcttcttcttcttcttcttcttcttcttcttcttcttcttcttcttcttcttcttcttcttcttcttcttcttcttcttcttcttcttcttcttcttcttcttcttcttcttcttcttcttcttcttcttcttcttcttcttcttcttcttcttcttcttcttcttcttcttcttcttcttcttcttcttcttcttcttcttcttcttcttcttcttcttcttcttcttcttcttcttcttctttttcaaataaaacataGACGACACATTCTACCCTGTGGTAGATAAATTTCTTcttaaaagcaaaataatttgGTCCTTGTTCACAAAGTATTTTGACATAGCCATCATTAAAAAtacaaacacttttttatagtACAACAAGAGAATCACGTAACACACACTATACATTACATACAACAACCATGACGATGCTGTATGACAACCATCACTCTTAACACAGTTGTCACTGAAGTAGTTCAATGGAAACCCTTTTATGCACGTTTCACATAAAATCTCTTCTTCGTGTTTCTTGTAGTCATTATAGGATTCACATTGACGGGAACAGGAGTGAGACGAAGGGCACAGCAGAAAGTGTATATGATTATCTCTATTAACATATCCCCAAAAATGACCTTGAATTTTAATTTCGTAGTCACACCTTCCGCCTGGAGGACATGTTATGCATGTAAGATTAGATCCTTTTGTAATGAAGTTTTCTTCTTTGAAACTTCCTGAAAACGTAATAATGCTTTTATCGAGCACTACGAGTTGAGTGCGCCTTAAAAATAATTGCTCCACTCCCGCAGCTTGCAACATTTTACAGTTCCATCTTGCAATAGTGCTAGATGTACAGCTTTGTGGGGTGAAACATAACTTATGAGAAGCCTTTTTTCATCGTTACGTAGACCACTAGTTCTAGCAAGGTATTCTGTAAGGTTTTGCACAACACAGACTTTCCTGTTAGTGGGATTGCAAGAACTTTCAATGGTTTCTGGTGATTTGTCAGTCTACTTTGTTTGAGTAAACTTTGAATAAAGAAAACACAATTTCATTTTCCCGATGCAAACTATGTAAAGATAAATCACTGAGTGTTTGTGATCGTTAACAACTATGAACACACATCAAGACAGCTAAACGTTGCGTTAATAATTGTAAAGATAACTCTTCTGGTGGTGGCAAAGAGTCAAGGTACCTCAACACGACATCCACATCAAAAGTGATTGCATATCAAGGAAGAGTTGGTCTTTCCTTGAAAATGCTACGCAATAAACGTTTGATTATCTGTTGGTTGCCAATGTTATACCATGGTCAGGGTTTTATTATAGATGATAGCTAGAGCAGATCTAGCTGTATTTAAAGCAGAGTATTCCAGCTTGGTGgagtaaaataacttgtctaaaAAATCTGAACCTGCAACCGTAGGAGCTGAGGTTGAATCAAGGTTATTGATGCTGCAATATTTAAGCCATTTCTTGATATAATGTGCATATTGCTTCCTTGTTCCAGAAGTCCATGATTTAATAAGCAAAGACTTTACCTTGTCAGAAACATCAAATTGTACAATCAGATTCGAATCAGCACTGTAAAAAGCTCCATGTTCTTGTGTAGTGAATGGAGTAACGACGGTTGATTCAGAAGAAATAGCTGCTCCCTAGAAGGTAAAATTACATAAGGATTTGTAACAGCAATCTGGAGAAGTAATGGATACCAGGATTGATTCGCCCAATTTGGTACAATGATCAAACCTTTAATTTTACCCTGAATTGCTTTATGAACAACTGTATCTACACAGGCGAAAGGAGGAGAGCAATAGACTTTTTGACCATGTCAATTAATAGTGAAAGCATTTGCATGTGTCGCACAAGGGTCTTGTTTATGTGAAACAAATGTAGCCAGTTGGGTATTGATTCTACTGGCAAATAAATCAATATCAGGGAAAAATTGAAAGTGTGAAACAATGTCCAGAAAGATCTTTTCACTGAAATTCCattctgttttaattttatgcTTCCTAAATTCTACATCAGCTCCtacattaaccctattcggtccggggggggggggcggattccgccccccctgacggtttttttttaataactcctgattgctttgttatatggctatgaaacttactgagtttcaacatttatctattagacacctgcatgcaaattttttaggtcccatacctttcagaggctttgatattggccattactcgaaactacccctaaaaatctcaatgaaatccttataatggagaaaatataataactcctgttaggattatccttagaacttgaaacttgcaacacaactttgtttcattaagaagaatcattttgattaatttgaacacgtgactaatccgatttcccgattttgtcggattttacccgaaaatcggaaaaaaacggattttcgggcaatttttggcaattttttatcagatccatgtaaaaaccggaagatatgttaaataacttttatttagctttcagaaacttcaaacagaatgtaaaaattcgctctagaacaaaagtaattatattttaagcagatagtggcatttttaacaatttttaagcttttgatgacgtcacagaaaatgtgctgacgcaagcaaattttttttggcgccattttgttccttttatgacgtactataagtgtgccaagtttgattcaatttaaacaaccctatgaaaagttattgagggggggcggaatccgccccccccccccccggtcatagtatgttcgaaaaaccccggaccgaatagggttaagaagcCCTGGAATGTGTGATATAGTAAGCCAGTTGTCATCTTTAATGGCTCATTCTAAAATATACTTAACAGCAATGTCACAAGGGACAGAACGACAACTACCCATGTTGGTTATACAATATACCGCTATTGTATTATCACACAATACTTTGATGTGGGTGTTGAAAACTGAGTCACATAATGACCTAAGTACAAAAAGAATAGCATTTAGCTCTAGTACATTTATATGCTGCTTCTGAGAATAAGCCACCAGTTTGTGATTTGGAACATACTGCACCCCACCCAAGCTTAAAAGCATCAGTAGAAATAGTCATGTTGAGGTTACCAAATGAGATAGGACTGTATGATGAGGTAATATTGTCACACCACCACTGTGTATCTGCTATTGCATTAGCAGACAAAGTAGTGTATGATTCAAAATTGCCACAGTTTTTTCTTCATGAGTCTATCTTCAGACGTTATAAATCTCTATAATGAAGTTTTCCAAAAAACATAGCATGAAAACTAGGGCTgaagattattttttaaatcagtTAAATACACTCTTATATTGACTGAATCGATGATGAAACCAAAGTATTCGAAGGTTTGAGTTGGAAGAAAATGTGATTTATCAGGATGTACAGAAAATCCCAAATCTCCTAATAAAGATACAATTCTCTTTATGTTTACAAAGTAGCCATTGCCAGACTTGTGCATGGTAATAAGGTCATCAATATAATAGGATGATCTTAAGATTACTCCTTTTTTAAGTAACCTGGTGATCTCTGATTTGATAAAATTGCTTCCATTAGCAGAGAAAGAACAATTCAATGACTTTGTTGTGGAGGATATGATTGGTATTTCCTGCTGTTGTTGTAGCTATATGTACTGAATGAGGACAAGGCTAGCTTTAGAGGCTTCCTGCACTTCTCTCATACCCTTTTGTAAATCATTCCCAATAAGGAATTCATTGCATGGTCTACTCGGGTTACATAGATCCTTGCATTGAGGGTTCAATGAGGTGCgaacattttgttttcttttattatttaggTCTGTACTGACTGACTCGAGTAGTGTTATTGCATCAAGACAATTCATGACAACATATTTCGAATTCAAGGACTTTTTCCCCTCATCAGACTGTAAAACATTTTCAACCACCTCTATAATGGCTGATGTTGCACTCAACATTGTTTGCTGTTTTTTATACATATTTCTTTCATTACGTTTTTGAATTTCTGAAAAACTTTTGAGATTAAAAACGCATTTGTTCATCTTCGACACAGCCCTTTTATTACAGTCTTTAGGCAGCAAGTGTCTTTTCCCTATCTTCTTTTTCACCTCTGGAGTAAGACATTTTTCCAGGAAATGAGCTGTAGTGGCaacattttctttgatttttccaCCAAGGTGTAATGACTGTGGCATTTCATTATCCACTTGTAACAGGATGTCTTTTGCAGCATCCAAATCACGGTAGCTTTTGACAGCATGCTTATTTGGAGTAAATAAATCTGGCATATTATCTCCAGGTATAGTGTTCTCAAGGGAATGCCTAGGTAAGTTATTTTCATCATTGTTGACATTATCATGCTCAGTAGAAGTATCTCCTGGTATATTATCCTCGCCATCAACATTATCCTCGCCATCAATCATCGTCATCGTTTAAAGCCTTCTCGACAGACTCTTCAGAAATACCGGAATTTTTGAAACAGTTCAAAAAGTTCGGTCAGGAATAGAACCCCAAGCCTTGTTGAGCATTGCTATTGGTGTTAAGATTTGAAACTTCGGCAGCTGCTTTTCTTTCTCTAAGTTATCAAGTTGCTTATTAACTGAAAGAGAACGATACTTAGCTTTGAGTGCTCTGATAACCCCCCGGTCCATAGGCTTCGTTACCGATGATGTGTTAGATGGAAGAAAGATGAATTCAACCCAAACGTGTGGGTGAGCAGGACAGTTATCCATAACCTAAGCGATTTTCCTATTTTTGACACCAAAACTACGGTCAAGGTCCTTGACCCATTCTTCAAAAAAGTCGGACGACATCCAACCTTTTGGCTGGGCTCGGTAACGACACGGAATACTTTTAATACTTTTGAAACTTCTtggattttttttgcttttccaATGACAAACACTGACAGTCTTTCACCTTTTGCATTTCCCGCTGCCACCCCGGTCAATCGAACTTTGCTATACTTGCCACCACACAGTTTTCTTTCTTAAAGTGAAAGGTCTTATTTGGAAGGCAGTGATAAAACAGACCGTATCCATCAGCATTGAAGATGTTTTCAAGTGGGTATCTGGTACGGATTGTCGGTAGCATCTCTTTTGTAACTGATTTAGATTCGTCCACAATGGTCTTAAAGGATATTCCATACCTgtaaataagaaagaaaaaaaagtaagtgGAACCCATGCCATTGGCAATATTTTTCAACTACGTAATCTAAGCATGGCCACTATAAAACCATCGATCCAAGACATATTCATTAATCAAGACGAAATAATACCGATCGTCTTGAACAGGACATATGAAATTGAAGAAGGTACCGTCACGTTTAATTTTCACAGCAGAAGAAAATTACATCAGTATCTCAAAGAAAGATATTATAGCAAGAAATATGTACTtagtaaattaatattttagtaatcaaaaaaaacaaacatttcttTCACTTGTTTAACCAGCCATCTGATGCTTGGAATTTCTCAAAGTTCAATTCTTTCGCATAATAAAGGGCTTTTTCCTTGATATGGAT from Hydractinia symbiolongicarpus strain clone_291-10 chromosome 12, HSymV2.1, whole genome shotgun sequence encodes the following:
- the LOC130621295 gene encoding tigger transposable element-derived protein 6-like; this encodes MKPDTHEQVNKAVLKWFTRIQAENVPVSGIHIKEKALYYAKELNFEKFQASDGWLNKYGISFKTIVDESKSVTKEMLPTIRTRYPLENIFNADGYERKLCGGKYSKVRLTGVAAGNAKGERLSVFVIGKAKKIQEVSKVLKVFRVVTEPSQKVMDNCPAHPHVWVEFIFLPSNTSSVTKPMDRGVIRALKAKYRSLSVNKQLDNLEKEKQLPKFQILTPIAMLNKAWGSIPDRTF